Proteins from a genomic interval of Drosophila melanogaster chromosome 2R:
- the Gpdh2 gene encoding Glycerol-3-phosphate dehydrogenase 2, with amino-acid sequence MDKIMICIIGSGNWATTIARNVGRNVLNSQTLDEKVPMYVYEEIVEGRKLTEIINTTHINSKYMPNFELPPNIVAVDDIVTTARDADIIIFAIPPTFVSSCCKTLLGKVKPTAHAVSLIKGFERGDDGQFVLISQIIMRQLKIPCSVLVGCNLAHELAHDHFAEGTVGCRDQKYYRVLHDIFKSPTFRVVVTEDADCVEICSTLRNIIAFAAGCSDGMELNENTKGGIIRRGFLEMLQFVDVFYPGCRMGTFFESCGISDLVTSCYANRNRKLAEAFVKTGKPLSELEHILIPGHEPLGPVTAELVHHMLKKKGLEDKFPLFTTVYRICTGDYPLQRLVETLIKAREDIFHPLHTFQL; translated from the exons ATGGACAAGATAATGATTTGCATCATTGGGTCGGGAAACTGGGCCACTACCATAGCCCGTAATGTGGGCAGAAACGTGCTGAACTCGCAGACACTGGACGAAAAGGTGCCCATGTACGTTTATGAGGAAATTGTTGAAGGTCGCAAACTCACGGAAATCATCAACACCACCCACATAAATTCCAAGTACATGCCGAACTTTGAACTGCCGCCAAATATT GTGGCCGTGGATGATATCGTGACTACAGCTCGAGATGCGGACATTATAATATTCGCCATTCCGCCGACTTTCGTGAGTAGCTGCTGCAAGACGCTGCTCGGAAAAGTCAAGCCCACGGCCCACGCCGTTTCCCTGATCAAAGGATTCGAGCGCGGCGACGATGGCCAGTTCGTCCTGATTTCGCAGATTATAATGCGGCAGCTAAAG ATTCCCTGCTCCGTCCTGGTCGGCTGTAACTTGGCCCATGAGCTGGCCCACGACCACTTTGCCGAGGGCACAGTTGGCTGTCGGGATCAGAAGTATTACAGGGTGCTCCACGACATATTCAAGTCGCCCACTTTCCGCGTGGTGGTCACCGAGGATGCCGACTGTGTGGAGATCTGTTCCACTCTAAGG AACATCATTGCCTTTGCGGCTGGCTGTTCCGACGGGATGGAGCTGAATGAGAACACCAAGGGAGGCATCATCAGGAGAGGATTTCTGGAGATGCTTCAGTTCGTCGATGTTTTCTATCCCGGCTGCCGCATGGGAACCTTTTTTGAGTCCTGCGGAATATCCGATTTGGTTACTAGTTGTTATG CAAACCGCAATCGCAAGTTGGCCGAagcttttgtgaagacgggcAAACCCTTGAGCGAACTGGAGCACATTCTCATTCCAGGACACGAGCCACTGGGTCCGGTGACAGCGGAGCTGGTGCATCATATGCTCAAGAAGAAGGGCTTGGAGGACAA ATTCCCCCTCTTTACAACTGTGTACAGAATCTGCACTGGAGACTATCCACTGCAGCGCCTGGTCGAAACTCTGATTAAGGCACGCGAGGATAT ATTTCACCCGCTCCATACTTTCCAATTGTGA